In Tolypothrix sp. NIES-4075, one DNA window encodes the following:
- the holA gene encoding DNA polymerase III subunit delta — protein sequence MLNDYTANWRRSIRYQKKLTSFKSALDSAWTTFNYHRFPQSSLSDAIDCALTIPFGTLKAKLIVVEDCNFKQFDDEMLKTLSLLPQIPDFSHLVFVAPSFDKRLKVSKLLISHAKLLEFMLIPLWRSDLIAQSISSQAKSLKLLLDTNTVDYLAQAIGNDLTRAESELQKLAIYGEGRRLTNAEVQALVPLQTQSSLQLAKAIRENNLRKTITLLDELLLRAEFPLVICATLSTQFRTWLWVKAAICASQQRFAIVSGVKLDNEIAKVCQIANPKRVYFLKKEVAATSELALAQAVTLLLELEVSLKLGAKADFMMSSILTIARLFQPIQST from the coding sequence GTGTTAAATGATTACACTGCTAATTGGCGACGATCAATACGCTATCAAAAAAAACTTACGTCTTTCAAAAGCGCTCTCGACTCAGCTTGGACAACCTTTAACTACCACCGATTTCCTCAATCGTCCCTCAGTGATGCTATTGACTGTGCTTTGACGATCCCATTCGGCACTTTAAAAGCAAAGTTAATTGTCGTAGAAGATTGCAACTTCAAGCAATTTGACGACGAGATGCTGAAAACTCTCAGCCTTCTTCCACAAATACCGGACTTCTCACACTTGGTGTTTGTTGCACCGTCCTTTGACAAACGGCTGAAGGTTTCCAAATTGTTAATTTCACATGCCAAGCTCTTGGAATTCATGCTGATCCCGCTGTGGCGCAGCGATTTAATTGCTCAGTCTATATCGTCACAAGCTAAATCCCTAAAGCTGCTACTCGACACTAATACAGTTGACTATTTGGCTCAAGCTATTGGGAATGATTTAACCCGTGCAGAATCGGAATTGCAAAAACTCGCCATCTATGGAGAAGGTCGCCGCCTTACCAATGCCGAAGTGCAGGCGCTGGTTCCATTACAGACTCAAAGCAGCCTCCAGTTAGCCAAAGCCATCCGAGAAAATAATCTTAGAAAAACGATAACCCTGCTCGATGAACTTCTTTTGCGTGCCGAATTCCCACTAGTGATTTGTGCAACGCTCTCCACTCAGTTCCGAACGTGGCTTTGGGTTAAAGCAGCGATCTGCGCTTCGCAGCAGCGCTTCGCTATCGTTTCTGGAGTTAAACTTGACAATGAAATAGCTAAAGTCTGTCAAATTGCCAATCCAAAGCGAGTTTATTTTCTCAAAAAAGAAGTGGCAGCGACATCTGAATTAGCTCTTGCTCAAGCTGTAACATTACTGCTTGAGTTGGAAGTGTCCCTCAAACTGGGAGCAAAAGCAGATTTTATGATGTCCTCAATACTTACAATTGCACGATTATTTCAACCAATCCAATCGACGTAA